A genomic region of Metopolophium dirhodum isolate CAU chromosome 1, ASM1992520v1, whole genome shotgun sequence contains the following coding sequences:
- the LOC132951551 gene encoding uncharacterized protein LOC132951551: MVTYLLFSLISTATASRHNRLRLGISCCLIWARTRIIETGNIDDHILLKQLRAKTRYLVKRSKENSWKLFTSTIGPKSDPSLVWSKVRSLRGLSKEKELHIIKDNTLHTNPTEVANLIGNIFYANSSDTNYDESFINMNNIIDSHELHSKINPTDQEQKYLNSPISLNELNWVITNSSSLSPGPDEIPYIFIHNLPLSAIQFMLRLFNKIWDNGQIPKLWKHAYVIPILKPEKNKFDSNSYRPISLLNTMCKILEKIIDTRLRWFLEKINYLSPHQNGLVALDLAKAYDTTWRPRITQKLHKILCEGNMLNFIKNFLSDRTFQVKVNGHLSQVFKQENGVPQGSTLSVSLFLVAINDLCEEIKFPVKSSLFADDLNIWCCGKNTQNIQPVLQDALLSLEKWSSKSGYRFSAPKSQSIIFTLQKKYQTLNIKINNTPIHNTRLLKILGIVFDTRNNWCAHLKELRKTTITRINILKMLAHTSWGANSSSLKMIYKSLILSKLEYGSFLFINASSSNLKMIETVHNSGLRLVSGAFRSSPIPSLLNITQTPPHLPNKEKECHASSRQAYTKQPPHTSRHECPLTPPWIMDFNINTTLSSLPKTDTLPSIYRKEFLSISENHQEHTKFFTDGSKTNLGVGAAVVYNETKQMFKLPDFCSVFTAEATAMSLALDIIYENRMNKAIIFSDSLSTLTSILNIHQPNSISGKIHNQIHRLKSNTQTIIFCWVPSHVGIRGNELADTFAKEAISSHLSRQIHTCTFQDLKTTIDNHILAQWQILWSTLHTKLNKIKPTVSPWPSFLLPRRQEVILNRLRIGHTWVTHKHLMDRSEPEQCQTCGETSTVEHIICHCRKFADIRINLNISDNLEEALSPQSINIKQIINFLKLTGLYHLI; encoded by the exons ATGGTAACATATCTATTGTTTAGTTTAATTAGCACTGCTACGGCTTCTAGGCACAACAGGTTAAGATTAGGAATTTCTTGTTGTTTAATTTGGGCACGAACAAGAATAATAGAAACAGGCAATATCGACGACCATATCCTTCTGAAACAACTTCGAGCAAAAACGCGCTATTTAGTAAAAAGAAGCAAAGAAAATTCATGGAAGTTGTTTACATCAACCATAGGACCCAAAAGCGACCCAAGCCTAGTTTGGTCTAAAGTCAGATCCTTGCGTGGTCTCAGCAAGGAAAAAGAACTCCACATTATAAAAGATAACACCCTTCACACCAACCCGACCGAGGTTGCTAACCTCATCGGAAATATTTTCTATGCAAACAGCTCTGACACCAACTATGATGagtcatttataaatatgaacaacATAATTGACTCCCACGAACTTCATTCCAAAATTAACCCTACAGACCaggaacaaaaatatttaaactcccCAATCAGCTTAAACGAATTAAACTGGGTCATAACCAATAGTTCCAGTCTCTCCCCCGGTCCCGACGAAATTCCATATATCTTCATACACAATTTGCCTCTGTCAGCAATCCAGTTCATGCTTCGCTTATTCAACAAAATTTGGGACAACGGACAAATCCCTAAGCTTTGGAAACATGCTTATGTTATCCCAATTTTAAAGCCCGAAAAGAATAAATTTGACTCAAATAGCTATAGGCCAATATCCTTGTTAAATACAATGTGCAAAATACTCGAGAAGATCATAGACACACGATTGAGATGGTTCCTTGAAAAAATCAACTATCTCTCCCCACACCAAAACG GCCTAGTAGCACTAGATTTAGCAAAAGCATATGACACCACATGGCGTCCACGCATAACACAAAAACTACACAAAATACTGTGCGAAGGTAACATGCTcaactttattaaaaactttttatcagACAGAACCTTCCAGGTTAAAGTCAATGGCCACCTCTCTCAGGTATTCAAACAAGAAAATGGTGTGCCTCAGGGCTCCACTCTATCCGTCTCATTATTTCTAGTTGCAATCAACGACCTTTGTGAAGAAATCAAATTCCCCGTGAAATCATCACTTTTCGCAGATGACTTAAACATATGGTGCTGCGGTAAAAACACCCAAAATATACAACCCGTATTACAAGACGCACTCTTATCTCTAGAAAAATGGTCATCAAAATCCGGTTACCGTTTCTCCGCCCCAAAATCTCAGAGCATCATTTTCACCCTTCAAAAAAAATACCagacattaaacataaaaataaacaatacccCTATACACAACACaagacttttaaaaatattaggaatCGTATTCGACACAAGAAATAATTGGTGCGCCCACCTGAAAGAACTTagaaaaacaacaataacaagAATAAACATCCTCAAGATGTTGGCCCACACATCTTGGGGCGCAAATTCGTCCTCACTCAAAATGATATACAAATCCCTCATACTTTCAAAACTAGAATATGGGTCCTTCCTCTTCATAAATGCGAGTTCTTCGAACTTAAAAATGATCGAAACAGTGCACAATTCGGGCCTAAGATTAGTCTCTGGAGCATTTCGTTCGAGCCCAATCCCCAGCCTACTTAACATTACTCAAACCCCCCCCCATTTGCCTAATAAGGAAAAAGAATGCCATGCTTCTAGCCGCCAGGCGTACACAAAACAACCTCCCCATACATCAAG ACATGAATGTCCCCTCACTCCCCCGTGGATCATGGATTTCAATATAAACACCACATTATCCTCACTCCCCAAAACCGATACTTTGCCCAGCATATACAGAAAAGAATTTCTTTCAATCTCGGAAAATCACCAAGAGCATACTAAGTTTTTCACCGACGGTTCTAAAACAAACTTGGGTGTAGGAGCAGCAGTGGTATATAACGAAACAAAACAAATGTTCAAGCTACCAGATTTCTGCTCAGTCTTTACAGCCGAAGCAACTGCGATGTCCCTAGCTCtcgacataatatatgaaaatagaaTGAATAAAGCCATAATCTTTAGCGACTCTCTCAGCACCTTAACCAGTATCCTAAATATCCACCAACCCAACAGTATATCCGGAAAAATCCACAACCAGATACACCGCCTCAAATCCAATACACAGACCATCATTTTCTGTTGGGTTCCTAGCCACGTCGGAATCCGAGGTAATGAATTGGCCGATACTTTTGCCAAAGAAGCCATCTCCTCCCACCTCTCCCGACAAATCCACACCTGTACTTTTCAGGACCTCAAAACTACCATCGACAACCACATTCTAGCCCAATGGCAGATCCTATGGTCAACTCTACACACCAAGCTCAATAAAATAAAGCCCACAGTCTCCCCATGGCCATCCTTCTTATTACCTAGACGCCAGGAAGTAATATTAAACAGACTTCGGATAGGCCACACATGGGTGACTCACAAACATCTTATGGACAGATCCGAACCCGAACAATGCCAAACTTGCGGTGAAACCTCCACGGTTGAACACATAATATGTCACTGCCGTAAATTCGCCGACATCAGAATTAACCTCAACATATCAGACAACCTGGAAGAAGCCCTTAGCCCACAGTCTATCAACATAAagcaaataattaactttttaaaattaacgggaTTATATCACTTAATATAA